A region from the Halobacillus mangrovi genome encodes:
- a CDS encoding ABC transporter permease, which produces MAKYIVKRFILMIVTVFIIATLTFFLMNLIPGSPFNEERTTNAVVQQNLEEHFHLNEPLVVQYVLYLKSIVTLDFGPSIKQPTETVNSLLGRGFPISAELGIWTVLLALVSGVILGVFAALKHNGVIDYVAMTIAVLGISIPNFVLATLLIQELAVNWSIFPAATWSSPMHMVLPILALATGPMAIIARLTRSSMLETLTQDYIKTARAKGLSPVKIIVKHALKNALMPVVTILGTLLAGILTGTFVIEKIFAIPGMGKYFVEGINQRDYPVIMGTTVFYSAFLVFMLFLVDIAYGLLDPRIKLHNEGGK; this is translated from the coding sequence ATGGCGAAGTACATAGTTAAACGCTTCATACTTATGATCGTCACAGTATTTATCATTGCAACACTCACGTTTTTCCTAATGAATTTGATTCCAGGATCTCCTTTTAATGAAGAACGGACGACAAATGCCGTCGTTCAACAGAACCTGGAGGAGCACTTTCACCTGAATGAACCGTTAGTGGTTCAGTATGTGCTCTATTTGAAATCGATTGTCACGCTTGATTTCGGCCCTTCGATCAAACAGCCGACGGAAACCGTCAACTCTTTACTCGGAAGAGGGTTTCCGATCTCAGCAGAGCTTGGGATCTGGACTGTACTCTTAGCGTTGGTTTCAGGGGTCATCTTAGGTGTTTTTGCTGCCTTAAAACATAACGGGGTCATTGATTATGTCGCGATGACGATTGCCGTTCTTGGTATTTCAATCCCGAACTTTGTCCTTGCAACGCTGCTTATTCAAGAGCTCGCGGTCAACTGGAGCATTTTCCCTGCGGCCACATGGAGCAGTCCGATGCATATGGTCTTGCCAATCTTGGCACTTGCTACAGGCCCGATGGCGATCATCGCCCGCCTCACTAGGTCCAGCATGCTTGAGACACTGACTCAGGACTACATCAAAACCGCCCGGGCCAAGGGATTATCTCCGGTGAAAATTATCGTCAAACACGCGCTTAAAAATGCTTTGATGCCTGTTGTCACCATTCTTGGTACATTGCTTGCCGGAATTTTGACGGGGACTTTCGTTATCGAAAAGATTTTTGCGATTCCGGGCATGGGTAAATATTTTGTCGAAGGCATCAATCAACGTGATTATCCCGTCATTATGGGGACGACCGTATTTTACAGTGCGTTTCTCGTCTTCATGCTTTTCTTAGTTGATATCGCTTATGGACTCCTCGACCCGAGAATCAAGTTACACAATGAAGGAGGGAAATGA
- a CDS encoding ABC transporter permease translates to MIPATKDKQPSNHSSIPDEWFQPKKKDLDEAESVVRPSLSYWEDAWRRIRQNKLAMSGLIFLILLGIMAVIGPWISPHSVSEQVLSNQNMPPSATHWFGTDELGRDVFTRTWYGARISLFVGLMAALIDFFIGVAYGGIAGYKGGRVDSVLMRIIEVLYGLPYLLVVILLLVVMGPSLLTIIIALTVTGWVGMARIVRGQVLQLKHNEFVMASQSFGAKTKRIIRKNLLPNTMGPIIVQMTLTVPTAIFAEAFLSFLGLGIQSPYASWGMMANDALGVILSGDWWRLFFPAFFISATMFAFNVLGDGLQDALDPRLRR, encoded by the coding sequence GTGATTCCAGCAACGAAAGACAAGCAGCCATCCAATCACTCTTCCATTCCTGATGAATGGTTTCAGCCGAAGAAAAAGGATTTAGACGAAGCTGAATCGGTTGTCCGGCCTTCCTTATCCTATTGGGAGGACGCGTGGCGAAGGATCCGGCAGAATAAGCTCGCGATGTCAGGTCTGATTTTCCTCATCCTTTTAGGGATCATGGCCGTGATTGGACCCTGGATTTCACCGCACAGCGTGTCAGAGCAGGTGCTTTCCAATCAAAACATGCCTCCATCTGCAACTCATTGGTTTGGTACGGATGAACTTGGACGAGATGTGTTTACGAGAACGTGGTACGGGGCACGAATTTCCTTGTTTGTCGGTCTCATGGCTGCACTGATCGACTTTTTCATCGGAGTGGCTTATGGAGGGATCGCCGGCTATAAAGGCGGACGCGTTGATAGTGTGTTAATGCGTATTATTGAGGTCCTGTACGGTCTTCCATACTTACTTGTCGTCATTTTGCTGCTCGTTGTGATGGGTCCGAGCTTACTAACGATCATCATCGCTTTGACGGTAACCGGATGGGTCGGGATGGCCCGGATTGTCCGCGGACAGGTACTGCAGCTGAAGCACAATGAGTTCGTCATGGCCTCGCAATCATTCGGGGCGAAAACGAAACGGATCATCCGGAAAAATTTACTCCCGAATACGATGGGACCGATCATCGTTCAGATGACGTTGACGGTACCGACAGCCATTTTCGCTGAAGCCTTCCTTAGCTTTCTAGGACTTGGGATCCAGTCACCGTATGCGAGCTGGGGGATGATGGCCAATGATGCCCTTGGAGTCATTTTATCCGGAGACTGGTGGCGCCTGTTCTTCCCGGCCTTCTTTATATCGGCAACGATGTTTGCCTTTAACGTATTAGGCGACGGGTTGCAGGATGCGCTTGATCCGAGGCTTAGGAGGTAG
- a CDS encoding ABC transporter ATP-binding protein → MEKILDIQDLHVSFTTYGGEVQAVRGVNLELFRGETLAIVGESGCGKSVTANSIMKLIPSPPGKIKQGSIYFKGRDMTKLSDKEVRSIRGVDISMIFQDPMTALNPTLTIGTQLTEGLRHHRSISSKEANELAVDMLNLVGIPNPVERLKQYPHQFSGGMRQRIVIAMALICEPELLIADEPTTALDVTIQAQILQLFKKIQDQTGVSIILITHDLGVVAKIADRIAVMYAGKVIETGTRREIFYTPQHPYTKGLLHSVPRLDQKGEKLIPIDGTPPDLFSPPEGCPFTARCPMAMEVCSRVYPFQSELSATHEVDCWLQDERAKKYMMTTN, encoded by the coding sequence ATGGAAAAAATACTCGATATTCAGGATCTTCACGTATCTTTTACCACTTATGGGGGTGAAGTGCAGGCCGTAAGAGGGGTGAACTTAGAGCTTTTCAGAGGAGAAACGCTTGCGATTGTCGGGGAATCGGGGTGCGGAAAAAGTGTGACCGCAAACAGCATTATGAAGCTGATTCCATCTCCGCCTGGCAAGATCAAGCAAGGATCGATCTACTTCAAGGGACGCGACATGACCAAGCTCTCGGATAAAGAAGTACGATCGATCCGCGGGGTGGATATCTCTATGATCTTTCAAGATCCAATGACCGCCTTGAACCCGACACTCACGATCGGCACCCAGCTGACCGAAGGCTTGAGGCACCACCGTTCGATTTCATCAAAAGAAGCGAATGAGCTTGCGGTGGATATGCTCAACCTTGTTGGGATTCCCAATCCGGTTGAGCGGTTGAAGCAGTACCCGCACCAATTCTCAGGAGGAATGCGCCAGCGGATTGTGATTGCGATGGCGCTTATTTGCGAACCGGAGCTGTTGATTGCTGATGAGCCGACGACAGCTCTTGACGTAACGATTCAGGCGCAAATTCTACAGCTTTTTAAAAAAATTCAGGATCAGACAGGCGTTTCGATCATCTTGATTACTCACGATCTAGGGGTGGTTGCCAAAATTGCTGATCGTATTGCCGTCATGTATGCCGGCAAAGTGATCGAGACAGGGACGAGAAGAGAAATCTTCTATACGCCCCAGCATCCGTATACAAAAGGACTGCTACATTCGGTTCCGCGGCTGGATCAAAAAGGCGAGAAGCTGATTCCGATCGACGGGACGCCGCCGGATTTATTTTCTCCACCGGAAGGGTGTCCGTTTACTGCGCGCTGTCCGATGGCGATGGAAGTCTGCAGCAGAGTTTATCCGTTCCAATCCGAGCTTAGCGCTACCCATGAAGTAGATTGCTGGCTTCAGGATGAACGGGCTAAAAAATATATGATGACAACAAATTAG
- a CDS encoding peptide ABC transporter substrate-binding protein, whose translation MKKWLTLLLGVLLVFVLAACTATDTSSEGSDDSNQESGSDSETKTLMLNNGEEPTSFDPPKGFDSVSWNALNNLMEGLTRLGKDHSPQPATAEDWEVSEDGKVYTFTIRENAKWSNGDDLTAGDFEFAWKRLLDPETASPAAFLGYFIEGGEAYNTGEGSRDDVMVEAVNDKELKVTLKAPTGYFLNIISNPAFFPVNEKVAEENPEWYAEADSFVGNGPFTLAKWKHDSEMLFKKNEEYWDSETVKLDEVHWAMVNDVNTEYQMYESGELDTSGIPADLSEKLLESDQVSITDQAGTYFFRFNVNEEPFQNTKIRKALAMAVNQQDIVDYVTKNKEEPAYGFVSYGFEAPSGDDFREHNGKLVEFNAEEAKKLLEEGMQEEGYDELPEITLSYNTSESHKAVAETMQQMYKENLGIDIKLANAEWNVFLQNQKDLKHQLSRSSFLADYADPINFLESFITDSSMNRTGWSNEEYDKLIEQAKNETDEAKRWEYMYEAEKILFEDMPIFPIHFYNQVVLEKDSVKDIVRHPVGYLELKWADKQ comes from the coding sequence ATGAAAAAATGGCTTACGCTACTATTGGGGGTCTTGCTTGTTTTTGTATTGGCGGCTTGTACAGCGACAGATACTTCGAGTGAAGGCAGCGATGACAGTAATCAGGAAAGCGGCAGTGACAGTGAAACAAAAACACTTATGTTAAACAATGGGGAAGAGCCGACTTCCTTTGATCCGCCAAAAGGGTTTGACTCTGTTTCCTGGAATGCACTCAACAACTTAATGGAGGGTCTGACGCGTCTAGGCAAAGACCACAGCCCGCAGCCGGCAACAGCTGAGGATTGGGAAGTATCCGAAGACGGAAAAGTCTATACGTTTACAATTCGAGAAAATGCTAAATGGTCCAATGGCGATGACCTGACCGCAGGGGACTTTGAATTCGCCTGGAAGCGTCTGTTGGATCCGGAAACGGCTTCACCAGCAGCTTTCCTTGGTTACTTCATCGAAGGCGGCGAAGCGTACAACACGGGCGAAGGTTCCCGCGATGATGTGATGGTTGAGGCTGTGAATGATAAAGAATTGAAGGTTACATTGAAAGCACCGACGGGCTACTTTTTAAATATTATTTCCAATCCGGCTTTCTTCCCTGTGAACGAGAAGGTAGCGGAAGAGAATCCAGAATGGTACGCAGAAGCGGACAGCTTTGTTGGAAACGGACCATTTACATTAGCTAAATGGAAGCACGACAGCGAAATGCTGTTTAAGAAGAACGAAGAGTATTGGGACAGCGAAACGGTGAAGCTTGACGAAGTCCACTGGGCCATGGTCAATGACGTGAACACCGAGTATCAAATGTATGAAAGCGGTGAGCTCGATACGTCCGGCATTCCGGCAGATTTATCTGAGAAGCTGCTTGAAAGTGATCAAGTATCGATTACTGACCAGGCGGGTACGTACTTCTTCCGCTTTAACGTCAACGAAGAACCATTCCAGAACACGAAAATTAGAAAAGCGCTTGCGATGGCTGTAAATCAGCAGGACATTGTTGACTACGTTACGAAAAATAAAGAGGAGCCCGCTTATGGGTTCGTTTCGTACGGATTTGAAGCTCCGTCTGGTGATGATTTCCGTGAGCATAACGGAAAGCTGGTAGAGTTTAACGCAGAAGAAGCGAAGAAACTTCTTGAAGAAGGCATGCAAGAGGAAGGCTATGACGAGCTTCCGGAAATCACGCTTTCTTACAACACAAGTGAATCACACAAAGCTGTAGCGGAAACGATGCAGCAAATGTACAAAGAGAACCTTGGCATCGACATTAAGCTCGCGAATGCAGAGTGGAATGTATTCCTGCAAAACCAAAAAGACTTGAAGCACCAGCTGTCACGTAGTTCGTTCCTGGCTGACTACGCGGATCCGATCAACTTCCTGGAAAGCTTTATTACCGATTCTTCCATGAACCGTACAGGCTGGTCCAACGAAGAGTATGACAAGCTGATCGAACAGGCGAAAAACGAAACAGATGAAGCGAAGCGCTGGGAGTACATGTATGAAGCCGAGAAGATTCTTTTTGAAGACATGCCGATCTTCCCGATTCACTTCTACAACCAGGTCGTACTTGAGAAAGATTCTGTCAAAGACATCGTCCGCCACCCAGTCGGGTACTTGGAATTGAAGTGGGCAGACAAACAATAA
- a CDS encoding S66 peptidase family protein — translation MILPKRLQKGDTVGVIAPASPPNLKNLEQAIPFLENLGLNVKVAPNVSKTYGYLAGTDQERLDDLHAMFADSEVNGIICAGGGYGTGRIVSSIDFDLIQANPKIFWGYSDITYLHTAIRQKTGLVTFHGPMLSSDVGKDSFEERSEKMFHQLFQPETLQYTASFSPLQTIADGEAEGELVGGNLSLLVNTMGSAYELDTKGKLLLIEDIGEEPYRIDSFLSQLKLAGKLEEAAGIVVGDFSEAEPKKRGKSLTLEEVYDYYFAGLNKPVVSGFKIGHCQPHFAVPLGTKARLSSQSKTLTIEPGVQ, via the coding sequence ATGATTCTACCCAAACGGTTACAAAAAGGAGACACGGTTGGAGTGATCGCTCCAGCCAGTCCTCCTAATCTTAAAAACTTGGAACAAGCGATTCCTTTTCTCGAAAATCTCGGTCTGAACGTGAAGGTCGCGCCAAACGTATCAAAAACGTATGGCTATTTAGCAGGAACCGATCAGGAACGCCTGGATGACCTTCATGCCATGTTCGCCGATTCTGAAGTGAACGGCATCATCTGTGCAGGCGGCGGCTACGGGACGGGAAGAATTGTTTCTTCGATTGATTTTGATCTGATCCAAGCGAATCCGAAAATCTTCTGGGGATACAGTGATATTACGTATTTACATACAGCGATTCGCCAAAAGACCGGCCTCGTAACGTTTCACGGACCGATGTTAAGTTCCGATGTCGGGAAGGATTCGTTTGAGGAAAGGTCTGAAAAAATGTTCCACCAGCTGTTTCAACCGGAAACACTGCAGTACACGGCGTCCTTTTCTCCTTTACAAACCATCGCAGACGGTGAGGCAGAAGGCGAGCTGGTAGGCGGGAATCTGTCACTGCTCGTGAATACCATGGGGTCAGCCTATGAATTGGATACAAAAGGGAAACTGCTCCTCATCGAAGATATCGGTGAAGAGCCATACCGGATTGATTCATTTTTAAGCCAGTTGAAACTTGCTGGAAAATTAGAGGAAGCGGCAGGGATCGTTGTTGGTGATTTTAGTGAAGCTGAACCGAAAAAACGCGGTAAATCGCTGACGCTTGAAGAAGTATATGACTATTATTTTGCTGGATTGAATAAACCTGTCGTATCAGGTTTTAAAATTGGCCATTGCCAGCCTCATTTTGCCGTACCGCTGGGAACAAAAGCGAGGTTATCCAGCCAAAGTAAGACATTAACGATCGAACCGGGTGTTCAGTAA
- a CDS encoding mandelate racemase/muconate lactonizing enzyme family protein, giving the protein MKIQSIDTYQVAVPLHTPFKTALRTVTVAESIYVKVTCDNGVTGWGEAPPTHVITGESLVSINHTIKHIFTPLLTGESLLDREALFEKLHKSCVGNTSAKAAIDMAVYDCVAKQGQLPLYQLLGGYNKSMETDYTVSVNESDEMADDAEKYVQNGFKILKVKVGKDTIEKDIERILTIKKRVGHQVKIRLDANQGWKVKEAIYAIRRMEDLNLPIELIEQPVKAHDIEGLKQVTDHTYTPIMADESVFSPVDARRVLETRSADLINIKLMKAGGIHQALKINHLAESFGVECMVGSMIETKLAITAAAHFAASQKNITRVDFDAPLMLTDDPVDGGVSYQQAKMTLPDVPGLGIQNVSLQQVLS; this is encoded by the coding sequence ATGAAGATTCAGTCGATCGATACGTATCAGGTGGCCGTCCCCCTGCATACTCCGTTCAAAACGGCATTAAGGACCGTCACCGTAGCGGAGTCGATCTACGTCAAAGTCACGTGTGATAACGGCGTCACAGGCTGGGGAGAAGCACCACCGACCCACGTCATTACAGGTGAAAGCCTTGTCAGCATCAATCATACGATCAAGCACATTTTCACCCCTTTACTGACAGGCGAATCACTTCTCGATCGGGAAGCGCTATTTGAAAAGCTTCACAAAAGCTGTGTCGGCAATACAAGCGCAAAAGCAGCGATTGATATGGCAGTTTACGATTGTGTAGCGAAGCAGGGCCAGCTTCCGCTTTATCAGCTGCTTGGCGGGTACAACAAATCGATGGAGACGGATTATACGGTCAGCGTCAATGAATCCGATGAAATGGCAGATGATGCGGAGAAATACGTCCAAAACGGCTTCAAAATCCTCAAAGTCAAAGTAGGCAAGGATACGATCGAAAAAGATATCGAGCGCATCTTAACGATCAAAAAACGTGTCGGCCATCAGGTAAAAATCAGGCTTGATGCCAACCAGGGCTGGAAAGTGAAAGAAGCGATTTACGCGATCCGACGGATGGAGGATCTCAACTTACCGATCGAACTCATCGAACAGCCCGTCAAAGCTCATGACATTGAAGGGTTGAAGCAAGTAACAGACCACACGTACACACCGATCATGGCCGATGAGAGCGTGTTTTCCCCGGTAGACGCACGCCGCGTTTTGGAAACGAGAAGTGCCGACTTGATTAATATTAAATTAATGAAAGCAGGCGGCATCCATCAGGCGTTGAAGATCAACCACCTGGCGGAAAGCTTCGGTGTCGAATGCATGGTCGGCAGCATGATTGAAACGAAGCTTGCGATTACGGCAGCCGCTCATTTTGCAGCGAGTCAGAAGAATATTACGAGAGTCGATTTCGATGCCCCGCTTATGTTGACAGATGACCCTGTCGATGGCGGTGTTTCCTATCAGCAGGCTAAGATGACGCTGCCTGATGTACCCGGGCTTGGGATACAAAATGTAAGCCTGCAGCAGGTGCTTTCATAA
- a CDS encoding C40 family peptidase produces MTQTQSTKTTWVVRVPVATIWTAPDSPRDVDQCGISDTASMTEWLNHLSYDTSLALCEDNLVQSQLLYGEEVMVDELKEGWAKVVVPAQASKKDDRGYPGFVPASQLKEVPEHEWQGNGVAVVHTRQAVLLNEHRQPLVELSYLTSLPARKEEGEWVKVRTPEGEGYLALEDVTLYPSREAIPKGSGEDLIRAGETFLDLPYFWGGMSSYGYDCSGFAYNMHKACGYEIPRDATDQALAGNEVPLDGLKPGDLLFFAYEEGKGRIHHVGFYYGDGKMLHSPNTGKTIEIIDLKDTVYEKELCSARRYWQDTEGST; encoded by the coding sequence ATGACACAAACACAAAGCACAAAAACGACGTGGGTCGTCCGGGTGCCTGTCGCTACCATTTGGACGGCACCGGATTCACCCCGCGATGTGGACCAATGCGGAATTTCAGATACAGCGTCCATGACCGAATGGCTGAACCACTTGTCTTATGATACGAGCCTCGCTTTATGTGAGGATAACCTCGTTCAGTCCCAGCTTTTATATGGAGAAGAAGTGATGGTTGATGAGCTGAAAGAAGGCTGGGCGAAGGTCGTCGTCCCTGCACAAGCTTCGAAAAAAGATGACCGGGGGTACCCGGGATTTGTCCCGGCAAGCCAGCTGAAGGAAGTTCCAGAACACGAATGGCAAGGAAACGGGGTTGCCGTCGTACATACGAGACAAGCGGTTTTACTGAATGAGCATCGACAACCATTGGTAGAATTGAGTTACCTTACGTCCTTACCCGCACGTAAAGAAGAAGGCGAGTGGGTGAAGGTGCGGACGCCTGAGGGAGAAGGGTACCTGGCTTTAGAAGATGTGACGCTGTATCCGTCTCGTGAGGCCATTCCTAAAGGCAGCGGGGAAGACCTCATTCGAGCGGGAGAAACCTTTCTTGATCTTCCTTACTTCTGGGGCGGCATGAGTTCCTACGGCTACGACTGCTCCGGATTCGCTTATAACATGCACAAAGCCTGTGGCTATGAAATCCCGCGCGATGCGACGGATCAGGCTCTGGCGGGAAATGAAGTGCCGCTTGATGGGCTGAAGCCAGGAGACCTCTTGTTTTTTGCCTATGAAGAAGGAAAAGGCCGTATCCATCACGTCGGTTTTTATTACGGGGACGGAAAAATGCTTCATTCCCCGAACACAGGAAAAACGATCGAAATCATCGACTTGAAAGACACGGTTTATGAAAAAGAACTATGCTCAGCCAGGCGCTACTGGCAAGACACGGAGGGATCCACATGA
- a CDS encoding ABC transporter ATP-binding protein, giving the protein MSPHKTLEVKNLKKHFSLGKGKTLKAVDGVSFDIYKGETFGLVGESGCGKSTTGRTIMNLYNKTDGEVIYEGQSVHHLSEKEQFLLKRRMQMIFQDPYASLNPRSTVAEIISEPMEIHNLFSSNKERMARVYELLEEVGLNRDHANRYPHEFSGGQRQRIGIARALALDPDIIIADEPISALDVSVQAQVVNLLERLQDEKGLTYLFIAHDLSMVQHISDRIGVMYLGHMVELTSSEQLYDKPLHPYTKALLSAIPIPDPDIEDQREQVIIEGEIPSPIDPPSGCVFRTRCPMAMDVCAKKAPVWQEVEKEHYVACHLYNDEIVDPEEAKNQQHKMKVTIQ; this is encoded by the coding sequence ATGAGCCCCCACAAAACGCTTGAAGTGAAAAACTTAAAAAAGCATTTTTCTTTAGGAAAAGGCAAGACGTTAAAAGCGGTAGATGGTGTGAGTTTTGATATTTATAAAGGGGAAACGTTCGGGCTTGTCGGCGAATCCGGGTGTGGGAAATCAACAACAGGGCGTACCATTATGAACCTGTACAATAAAACAGATGGTGAAGTCATCTATGAGGGACAAAGCGTCCATCATCTCAGTGAAAAAGAACAGTTCCTGTTGAAGCGCCGCATGCAGATGATTTTTCAGGATCCTTATGCGTCCTTAAACCCACGCTCAACTGTAGCGGAGATCATCTCAGAGCCGATGGAGATCCATAACCTTTTTTCATCCAATAAGGAACGGATGGCGAGAGTTTATGAGCTGCTTGAGGAAGTCGGCTTGAACCGTGATCATGCCAACCGCTATCCCCATGAATTCAGCGGCGGCCAGCGCCAGCGGATCGGAATTGCCCGTGCGCTCGCGCTTGATCCAGACATTATCATTGCCGATGAACCGATATCTGCGCTCGATGTATCTGTTCAGGCACAGGTTGTCAATCTGCTTGAACGCCTGCAGGATGAAAAGGGGCTGACGTACTTGTTCATCGCCCATGATTTATCAATGGTGCAGCACATCTCCGACCGGATTGGCGTTATGTATCTTGGCCATATGGTCGAACTTACAAGCAGTGAACAGCTGTATGACAAACCGCTCCATCCTTATACAAAAGCCCTTTTGTCAGCAATTCCGATTCCGGATCCGGATATTGAAGATCAGCGGGAGCAAGTCATTATCGAAGGGGAGATCCCGAGTCCGATCGATCCGCCGAGCGGCTGTGTATTCCGAACGCGCTGCCCGATGGCGATGGATGTGTGTGCGAAAAAAGCACCGGTCTGGCAAGAAGTGGAGAAGGAGCACTATGTGGCCTGCCATTTGTATAATGACGAAATTGTTGATCCAGAGGAAGCGAAAAACCAGCAGCATAAGATGAAGGTTACGATTCAATAA
- a CDS encoding esterase/lipase family protein, with protein MKKHFFSMFSLFLVFFFIVPNLSNAESDEGFLLEQGTPPPGANDPSCEPSDDKPNPVILVPGTFERSAQNWLELSPALASKGYCVYALNYGLTHAGASTGPIENSSQELKSFVDNVLQLTGASQVDIIGHSQGGMMPRYYLKFLGGDKYVDNLIAFVPSNHGTEGLANFETLTTDLADITSCIACQQQLTGSEFLENLNSGEEIRGNVSYTVITTKTDQVVTPYTSAFLEGPKKQVSNITIQDYYPLNLIGHQGIVYDPISFAFVFDALSHDGPADAERALLHFD; from the coding sequence TTGAAAAAACATTTCTTTTCCATGTTTAGTTTATTTCTAGTTTTCTTTTTCATCGTACCGAACCTATCCAACGCGGAGAGTGATGAGGGTTTCTTACTAGAGCAAGGCACACCCCCGCCTGGAGCGAATGATCCGAGTTGTGAGCCCTCTGACGATAAACCAAATCCGGTCATTCTTGTTCCCGGTACATTTGAGCGCAGTGCACAAAATTGGTTGGAGCTCTCCCCTGCACTTGCAAGTAAGGGCTACTGTGTCTATGCATTAAATTACGGGCTTACTCACGCCGGGGCCTCTACAGGTCCTATTGAAAACTCTTCTCAAGAATTGAAAAGTTTTGTTGATAACGTTCTTCAACTCACCGGTGCAAGTCAAGTGGATATTATCGGGCATAGCCAGGGCGGAATGATGCCAAGGTATTATCTTAAATTTTTAGGAGGAGACAAGTATGTAGACAACTTAATTGCTTTTGTTCCTTCTAATCATGGAACAGAGGGATTGGCTAATTTCGAAACACTCACCACAGATCTCGCTGACATCACTTCTTGTATTGCCTGCCAACAACAACTAACAGGATCGGAGTTTCTTGAAAATCTAAACAGTGGAGAGGAAATCCGGGGAAATGTCTCTTATACTGTGATAACTACAAAAACTGATCAAGTGGTCACCCCCTATACCTCAGCTTTCCTTGAAGGACCGAAGAAGCAAGTATCGAACATTACTATACAAGATTACTATCCTTTGAACTTAATTGGTCACCAGGGAATCGTATATGATCCAATTTCCTTTGCTTTTGTTTTTGATGCTCTTTCTCATGATGGTCCGGCAGATGCTGAACGAGCTCTATTGCACTTTGATTAA
- a CDS encoding DsrE/DsrF/DrsH-like family protein, whose protein sequence is MRPKKVVVLALHDELESAYPPLNVATGAASSEAEVILAFSRKGVNILKKNYTPVPSEGMEYLPKALKGFNAASIHDLLDIAVETGVKLYVVDLDIDNDADFIYPTEQVPIKWVLNEAASADLFLHF, encoded by the coding sequence ATGAGACCGAAGAAAGTCGTGGTTTTAGCTCTCCATGATGAATTAGAATCCGCTTATCCACCATTGAATGTTGCAACTGGAGCTGCCTCTTCTGAAGCAGAGGTCATCTTGGCTTTTTCTCGTAAAGGCGTAAATATTCTTAAAAAGAATTATACTCCTGTTCCCTCTGAGGGCATGGAATATCTACCGAAGGCATTAAAAGGGTTTAATGCAGCTTCCATACACGACCTGCTGGATATTGCCGTTGAAACAGGCGTTAAACTCTATGTCGTTGATTTGGATATTGATAATGATGCGGATTTCATTTACCCAACAGAACAAGTCCCAATCAAATGGGTCTTAAATGAGGCAGCTTCTGCAGATCTTTTTCTCCATTTTTGA
- a CDS encoding DsrE/DsrF/DrsH-like family protein encodes MTAKKVLYFVSLSSNVPYVLKEALEKAKNKNEVKVFFDLDGARALDQRYLNQLNRTHGTDLEFLLKTALDSGIKLYGCQMNVLIADGLVLVNGVEVAGVATFLETAYQADDVLSY; translated from the coding sequence ATGACAGCCAAAAAAGTCTTATATTTTGTGTCATTAAGCTCAAATGTTCCCTATGTACTCAAAGAAGCACTGGAAAAAGCAAAGAATAAAAACGAAGTGAAGGTTTTTTTCGATCTTGATGGCGCGCGTGCTCTGGATCAACGTTATCTAAACCAACTCAATCGTACACATGGTACTGATCTTGAATTCCTCTTAAAAACAGCATTGGATTCTGGTATCAAGCTGTATGGTTGTCAGATGAACGTCTTGATTGCGGATGGCTTAGTACTGGTTAATGGAGTGGAAGTCGCCGGGGTCGCAACCTTCTTGGAAACCGCTTATCAGGCAGATGATGTTTTAAGCTATTAA
- a CDS encoding glutaredoxin family protein, with amino-acid sequence MKTITVYTTTQCPYCVMVKNFLTDQNIPFKEVNVEINPEIMNQLVQKTGQFGVPQTEVDGQWIVGFDPKSMMTALERI; translated from the coding sequence ATGAAAACTATCACTGTATATACGACTACACAGTGCCCCTATTGTGTGATGGTGAAAAACTTCTTAACAGATCAAAACATCCCTTTTAAAGAGGTAAACGTAGAGATTAACCCTGAAATCATGAACCAGCTTGTACAAAAGACTGGACAGTTTGGAGTGCCACAAACCGAAGTGGATGGACAATGGATCGTCGGTTTTGATCCAAAAAGTATGATGACAGCACTCGAACGAATATAA